The sequence CCGACCTGCAGCCGTACAAGCGCCCGGTCAACACGGTCTTCCAGAGCTACGCGCTCTTCCCGCACCTGAGCATCTTCGAGAACGTCGCCTTCGGGCTGCGCCGCCGCGGCGTGAAGTCGGTCAAGAAGCAGGTGGACGACATGCTGGAGCTGGTCCAGCTCGGCCAGTTCGCCCAGCGCAAGCCGCACCAGCTCTCCGGCGGTCAGCAGCAGCGCGTCGCCGTCGCCCGCGCCCTGATCAACCACCCGCAGGTGCTGCTCCTCGACGAGCCGCTCGGCGCCCTCGACCTCAAGCTGCGCCGCCAGATGCAGCTGGAGCTCAAGCGGATCCAGACCGAGGTCGGCATCACCTTCGTGCACGTCACGCACGACCAGGAGGAGGCCATGACCATGGCCGACACGGTCGCCGTGATGAACGGCGGCCGCGTCGAGCAGCTGGGCGCCCCCGCCGAGCTGTACGAGAACCCGGGCACCACCTTCGTCGCCAACTTCCTCGGCACCTCGAACCTGATCGAGGCCTCGGTGGAGTCCGCCGGCTCCGATGTCGTCGTCTCGGCTTCCGGTACCACCCTGCGGCTGCCCGCCGCACGATGTTCGACCACGCCCCGCACCGGCGGAAAGCTGCTGGTCGGTGTGCGCCCGGAGAAGGTGTCCCTGGTCCCGGCCGAGGAAGCGGACACCATCGCGACGGGCCGGAACAAGATCACCGGCCGGATAGCCGCCTCCTCCTTCATCGGAGTCTCCACCCAGTTCGTCGTCGACAGCCCC comes from Streptomyces virginiae and encodes:
- a CDS encoding ABC transporter ATP-binding protein translates to MTDKTAGGDVRLSGISKHYGTFTAVHPLDLTIPQGSFFALLGASGCGKTTTLRMIAGLEEPSTGTVHLGDRDVTDLQPYKRPVNTVFQSYALFPHLSIFENVAFGLRRRGVKSVKKQVDDMLELVQLGQFAQRKPHQLSGGQQQRVAVARALINHPQVLLLDEPLGALDLKLRRQMQLELKRIQTEVGITFVHVTHDQEEAMTMADTVAVMNGGRVEQLGAPAELYENPGTTFVANFLGTSNLIEASVESAGSDVVVSASGTTLRLPAARCSTTPRTGGKLLVGVRPEKVSLVPAEEADTIATGRNKITGRIAASSFIGVSTQFVVDSPVCPELEVYVQNIERDSRLVPGAEVILHWNPEHTFGLDAAQDIDAGIETVEESA